The following are encoded in a window of Rubellicoccus peritrichatus genomic DNA:
- a CDS encoding FecR family protein, whose translation MDLRSRWLLFFFTLFTPLALINAQTGAMEPATILVASASGTVTVSDLQTGTFKPLQKGMKITEGVTVQTGENGSALLLFPNGSAVTIKKNTTLDIEEHKLSPIKEGTPNLKNLENEPSTSKTKLRLNQGDIIGTVKKLNVDKGSTFEIDSPIGTAGIRGTVWTMSVTISENGEATGSFGISVGNGFFIPLGGAEQYVGSEVVINVTIGRNALGQPVITAIRSGQLPIRLFNEMTLDSEDVKKAFEALSGEEFEPEGEGEVGGNDNNRQRAKPNTIVAPVTPNQGEGSTTSGPQ comes from the coding sequence ATGGATCTACGTTCCCGCTGGCTGCTATTCTTTTTCACGCTCTTCACACCACTTGCGCTCATCAACGCGCAAACGGGTGCGATGGAACCCGCGACAATTCTTGTAGCTAGCGCTAGCGGAACTGTCACTGTATCTGATCTGCAAACTGGAACTTTCAAGCCATTGCAAAAGGGCATGAAAATTACAGAAGGCGTCACAGTGCAAACAGGTGAAAATGGCTCAGCACTGCTCTTGTTTCCCAACGGTTCAGCTGTAACGATCAAGAAAAATACCACACTTGATATTGAAGAACATAAGCTGTCCCCCATTAAGGAAGGGACTCCAAATTTGAAAAATCTGGAGAACGAACCATCAACTTCAAAAACGAAACTGAGACTGAATCAGGGCGATATTATCGGAACAGTCAAAAAGTTGAATGTTGATAAGGGCTCTACTTTTGAAATCGATTCGCCAATTGGAACCGCTGGTATTCGTGGAACCGTCTGGACCATGTCAGTTACGATCAGTGAGAACGGCGAGGCAACCGGTAGTTTTGGTATTTCAGTTGGTAACGGATTCTTCATCCCTCTAGGTGGAGCAGAGCAATATGTTGGTAGCGAAGTGGTCATAAATGTGACCATCGGAAGAAATGCTCTGGGCCAACCAGTTATTACTGCGATCCGTTCCGGCCAACTACCGATTAGGCTCTTCAACGAAATGACTCTTGATAGCGAAGATGTGAAGAAGGCTTTTGAAGCTCTTAGTGGAGAGGAATTTGAGCCGGAAGGTGAAGGCGAAGTTGGTGGTAACGACAATAATCGGCAACGCGCGAAGCCCAATACCATAGTCGCACCAGTAACGCCCAATCAGGGAGAAGGTTCAACGACGAGTGGTCCACAGTAG
- a CDS encoding 1,4-dihydroxy-2-naphthoate polyprenyltransferase, translating to MMPNPWILAARPKTLVAAVMPVALGTAFAWHDQAFASTPALICLVFAILIQIGTNYANDYYDGIKGTDTNKRIGPTRAVAKGLISPKVMLQATIAILAVAFLVGLGLIYYGGWWLLVVGIASVVCAIAYTGGPYPLGYNGWGDVFVVLFFGLIAVPFTYYVQAGTFSSVSLIAGLGMGLIINNLLVVNNYRDIEEDKPAGKKTLIVRFGRGFGLKLYAGSYLIALSIPLVLAGMNILAWWAAAIVPMSLMLLASLNTILLKRAVTAEDFNTVLGQTAKSVLFYGIAFNLALMIG from the coding sequence ATGATGCCCAATCCCTGGATTCTCGCGGCCCGACCTAAAACCCTCGTTGCAGCAGTTATGCCTGTTGCACTTGGGACAGCCTTTGCCTGGCATGATCAGGCTTTCGCCTCAACACCAGCATTGATCTGCCTGGTCTTCGCAATTTTGATCCAGATTGGGACCAATTACGCCAACGATTACTACGATGGTATAAAAGGAACGGATACCAACAAGCGTATCGGCCCAACCCGCGCCGTGGCCAAAGGACTGATAAGTCCAAAGGTAATGCTGCAGGCCACAATCGCGATCCTGGCAGTGGCATTCCTGGTCGGATTGGGATTGATATACTATGGCGGCTGGTGGCTGCTTGTAGTCGGTATCGCCAGCGTAGTATGCGCCATAGCCTACACCGGAGGCCCCTACCCTCTGGGCTATAACGGTTGGGGAGACGTATTTGTAGTCCTGTTCTTTGGCCTTATCGCAGTTCCATTCACCTACTATGTTCAAGCCGGAACCTTTTCCTCAGTATCGCTTATTGCAGGACTCGGCATGGGCCTAATCATCAATAACCTACTCGTAGTCAATAACTACCGAGATATCGAGGAGGACAAACCGGCAGGCAAAAAAACGCTCATCGTGCGTTTCGGACGTGGATTCGGCCTGAAGCTTTACGCTGGCAGCTACCTGATTGCCCTATCTATCCCACTGGTCCTGGCAGGCATGAACATTCTAGCATGGTGGGCGGCAGCCATCGTTCCAATGTCTTTGATGCTTTTGGCCAGCTTGAACACAATTTTGCTGAAAAGGGCTGTTACCGCGGAAGATTTTAACACGGTTTTGGGCCAAACAGCCAAATCTGTCTTATTCTACGGCATCGCTTTCAATTTGGCATTGATGATTGGCTAG
- the metX gene encoding homoserine O-acetyltransferase MetX, whose translation MNDSEQSQTSEAEPGELGLVEWVDFVSEDTFDFENGGSIPGFTLRYETYGRLSESKDNAILICHALSGDQHAAGVYKLKDRKPGWWNNMIGPGKPFDTNRFFVIASNCLGGCQGSTGPGSINPETGEPFNLDFPVISILDMVRAQKRLIDHLGISKLYAVAGGSMGGMQVLQWMIEYPDMLDRALPMATTARQSAQAIAFNEVGRSAIVQDRDWHGGAYDPEAGPNVGLAVARMMAHITYLSEEGMEDKFGRARRTSEPSGAKGLFDVEFEVESYLRYQGASFVNRFDANTYLYFTKALDRFDLYKNGKLEESFKDVKAKTLVVGFTSDWLFPPQQNRDIVHALLRSGKIATYAEVSMSLGHDSFLVDAPELDALVRAFISQ comes from the coding sequence ATGAACGATTCTGAACAAAGCCAAACAAGTGAAGCCGAACCTGGAGAGTTAGGGCTTGTTGAGTGGGTGGATTTCGTCTCTGAGGATACTTTTGACTTTGAAAATGGCGGTTCGATTCCCGGCTTCACACTTCGCTACGAAACCTATGGACGGCTAAGCGAGAGCAAAGACAATGCGATTCTTATCTGTCATGCTTTGAGTGGAGATCAGCATGCAGCCGGTGTTTACAAGTTAAAAGACCGCAAACCTGGTTGGTGGAACAACATGATCGGCCCAGGAAAACCGTTCGACACAAACCGCTTTTTCGTTATTGCAAGCAACTGTCTTGGAGGTTGCCAGGGTTCCACTGGTCCCGGTTCCATAAATCCGGAAACAGGCGAACCATTCAACCTCGATTTTCCAGTCATAAGTATTCTAGACATGGTGCGGGCACAAAAACGCCTGATTGATCATTTAGGCATATCCAAACTTTACGCAGTCGCCGGTGGTTCCATGGGAGGAATGCAAGTGCTGCAATGGATGATTGAGTACCCCGACATGCTTGACCGTGCCTTGCCAATGGCCACAACTGCCCGACAAAGCGCGCAGGCGATTGCATTCAATGAAGTTGGACGGAGCGCCATCGTGCAGGACCGCGACTGGCATGGAGGAGCTTACGATCCTGAAGCTGGCCCCAATGTTGGCCTGGCCGTCGCACGTATGATGGCACACATCACATACCTTTCAGAAGAAGGTATGGAAGACAAATTTGGCCGCGCCAGACGAACATCCGAACCAAGTGGAGCAAAAGGATTGTTTGATGTGGAATTTGAAGTTGAAAGCTATCTTCGTTACCAGGGAGCCAGCTTCGTCAACCGCTTCGACGCGAACACATACCTGTATTTCACCAAAGCACTGGACCGGTTTGATCTTTATAAGAATGGCAAACTCGAAGAATCCTTTAAAGACGTAAAAGCCAAAACACTGGTAGTGGGTTTCACCAGCGACTGGCTTTTTCCACCTCAACAAAATCGCGACATTGTTCACGCTCTTCTTAGATCCGGAAAAATCGCGACCTACGCAGAAGTATCTATGTCGCTTGGCCATGACTCATTTCTCGTAGATGCACCAGAACTGGATGCATTGGTCCGTGCTTTTATCTCTCAGTAA
- the gmk gene encoding guanylate kinase encodes MDSAKSVLLLVSGPAGSGKTTLCDRLRGTYPDIQRVITATTRSPRTGEVDGQDYFFLTDKSFKDKIAQEAFYEHALVHGKHYGVLKEEIDSRLDAGVDLLLNIDVQGAESFRNATKHNPELARRMVSVFILPQSISQLSERLFDRDSDDKEEIERRLIVAEKEMREADQFDHRILSGTRDEDFAALQKIYFDKKGLAS; translated from the coding sequence GTGGATTCAGCAAAGTCAGTCTTACTATTGGTTTCAGGCCCTGCCGGCAGCGGTAAAACAACGCTATGTGATCGACTTAGAGGTACCTATCCCGATATCCAGCGTGTCATAACCGCAACAACCCGCAGCCCACGAACAGGCGAAGTCGATGGTCAGGATTACTTTTTTCTAACCGACAAATCTTTCAAAGACAAGATCGCTCAAGAAGCCTTCTACGAGCATGCCCTCGTCCACGGAAAGCACTACGGTGTGCTTAAAGAAGAAATCGATAGCCGATTGGATGCTGGAGTCGATTTACTTCTGAATATTGATGTGCAAGGTGCCGAATCCTTCCGGAATGCAACAAAGCATAATCCTGAGTTGGCCCGCAGAATGGTATCAGTTTTCATTCTCCCGCAAAGTATCTCGCAACTCTCGGAACGTTTGTTTGATCGAGACTCAGATGACAAGGAGGAGATCGAACGTCGACTCATTGTAGCTGAAAAAGAAATGCGTGAAGCTGACCAGTTCGACCACAGAATTCTTAGTGGAACGCGTGACGAAGATTTCGCGGCCTTACAGAAGATATATTTCGACAAGAAGGGCCTCGCTTCTTGA
- a CDS encoding ThuA domain-containing protein, with product MKSALIVYGGWDGHQPEETSKIVSEALSGREFSVSMETDLDVFLDQDRLRQFDLIIPNWTMGNMTFEQGKSLKEVIESGIGLAGWHGGAGDAFRDNCEFQIMIGGQFVGHPGNMKDYTVDIINPDHEITKGLSSFPMHSEQYYMHIDPAVEVIAATKVNQPTDPWLEGTTMPVAWVRPWGKARVFYSALGHDPSEFKGDCLELLLRGLTWAAK from the coding sequence ATGAAGTCCGCACTTATCGTTTATGGCGGCTGGGATGGCCACCAGCCGGAGGAAACCTCAAAGATCGTTTCCGAAGCACTTTCAGGAAGAGAATTTTCTGTTTCCATGGAAACAGATCTTGATGTATTCCTTGATCAAGATCGATTGCGTCAATTTGACCTTATCATCCCCAACTGGACGATGGGCAATATGACCTTCGAGCAAGGCAAAAGCCTGAAAGAAGTCATCGAATCAGGAATTGGACTCGCTGGCTGGCATGGTGGTGCGGGAGACGCATTCAGGGACAACTGTGAGTTTCAGATCATGATCGGAGGCCAATTTGTTGGGCATCCAGGCAATATGAAAGACTACACGGTGGATATCATAAATCCGGACCACGAAATTACAAAAGGTCTCAGCTCATTTCCAATGCATTCCGAGCAGTATTACATGCATATCGATCCGGCAGTCGAAGTCATTGCTGCAACAAAAGTCAATCAACCCACAGACCCCTGGCTGGAAGGAACAACAATGCCCGTCGCCTGGGTTCGCCCCTGGGGCAAAGCTCGCGTATTTTACAGCGCACTCGGACATGATCCTAGTGAATTCAAAGGCGATTGCCTGGAGCTTCTTCTCCGTGGATTGACCTGGGCTGCCAAGTAA
- a CDS encoding mechanosensitive ion channel family protein gives MMRIALLCAVLLGLCSSQASVVTTKALSAFVLVAQTPTAPATTTPSPAATDTPAKANDAPKPAEPPASEKAATAPDGDALPDEGHRAEEEQTVNTIRETQTAIARKFEDEIANDVLSIFGVENEFRSFMSQTIMGFSVSQIVWSFVILMLTLIFRGLVTNIIFKYLHKLTKKTKFRHDEVLITALEKPVSLLLLWIGFFLAILVLPLNSSLEAVVDDLFRGTSMIIVIWALVRVIDVMADILNDIAQSRDSALHGFVPIMRKSSKAFIIVIGVLMVIDNLGYNVSGILATLGLGGAALAFASKDTIGNLFGTLMIMLDRPFKVGDWIIVGNQVDGDVESIGLRSTKVRTWPKTVMSIPNGVLANEYINNWSRMPKRRVKQYVGISYEASADDMEGIVADIKELLKNDEGVQQEFILVNFTDFGESSLDILVYYFTKTTAWVPHMEVRERVNCNIMRAVRARGLSIAFPARSLYMEGPIASKLADVEYKSRWEGQGEKDSSEQIPGDFGPSTPP, from the coding sequence ATGATGAGGATCGCTCTACTTTGTGCAGTTTTACTAGGCCTATGCTCTAGCCAAGCCAGTGTCGTAACAACCAAGGCACTTTCTGCATTTGTTCTGGTCGCTCAAACACCAACTGCGCCGGCCACAACGACACCTTCGCCTGCAGCCACTGATACGCCAGCGAAGGCGAACGATGCACCCAAACCAGCAGAACCTCCAGCTAGTGAAAAAGCTGCCACTGCCCCAGATGGCGATGCTTTACCAGATGAAGGACATCGCGCAGAAGAAGAGCAGACAGTCAATACGATCAGAGAAACTCAAACGGCAATCGCTCGCAAATTTGAGGACGAAATCGCAAACGATGTTCTGTCCATCTTCGGCGTAGAAAATGAGTTCCGCAGCTTCATGAGTCAGACGATCATGGGCTTCTCAGTTTCACAGATTGTTTGGAGCTTTGTCATTTTAATGCTGACCCTGATCTTCCGAGGCCTGGTCACCAATATCATTTTCAAGTATCTCCACAAACTGACGAAGAAAACAAAGTTCCGGCATGACGAAGTTCTGATAACAGCACTGGAAAAGCCAGTCTCACTGCTCCTCCTGTGGATTGGTTTTTTCCTGGCGATACTTGTCCTGCCACTCAATAGCAGTCTGGAAGCCGTCGTGGATGATCTCTTCAGAGGGACTTCCATGATCATAGTCATTTGGGCGTTGGTCAGGGTTATTGATGTGATGGCCGACATCCTCAATGACATCGCCCAAAGTCGGGATTCAGCACTTCACGGCTTTGTTCCGATCATGCGGAAGTCATCAAAGGCCTTCATCATAGTCATCGGTGTCCTCATGGTAATCGATAACCTTGGCTATAATGTCAGCGGAATACTCGCAACTCTCGGCCTTGGTGGTGCCGCCCTCGCCTTTGCCTCCAAAGATACCATTGGCAATCTTTTCGGGACACTTATGATCATGCTCGACCGCCCTTTCAAAGTCGGGGACTGGATCATTGTTGGAAATCAGGTAGATGGCGACGTCGAGTCCATTGGGCTACGTTCCACCAAAGTGAGAACCTGGCCGAAGACGGTCATGTCGATTCCCAACGGTGTTTTGGCCAATGAATACATCAATAACTGGTCACGTATGCCCAAACGCCGGGTCAAACAATACGTTGGCATCTCGTATGAAGCGAGTGCAGATGACATGGAAGGCATCGTCGCCGATATCAAGGAGTTACTGAAAAATGACGAAGGCGTCCAACAGGAGTTTATTCTGGTTAACTTTACGGACTTTGGCGAAAGCTCATTGGACATTTTGGTTTATTACTTTACCAAGACAACCGCATGGGTCCCTCACATGGAGGTCCGTGAACGGGTAAACTGCAATATCATGCGAGCTGTTCGCGCTCGTGGCCTCTCAATCGCCTTCCCCGCACGCAGTCTTTACATGGAAGGCCCCATCGCCAGTAAACTGGCAGATGTTGAATATAAGAGCCGCTGGGAAGGCCAGGGAGAGAAGGATTCCAGCGAGCAAATCCCTGGGGATTTTGGTCCCAGCACCCCTCCTTGA
- a CDS encoding cytotoxic translational repressor of toxin-antitoxin stability system, whose amino-acid sequence MHELNQLDITVQMPIVEKFSSLTKEYLESGGEDLGRFDRGGKTFYRLRAGEFRIYFEVRGDTLYSHFILHQHSLADFVFRFKLPYREETLVEQHQSFWKYLETLTK is encoded by the coding sequence ATGCACGAGCTAAACCAGCTCGATATTACCGTGCAGATGCCCATCGTGGAGAAGTTCTCCAGTTTAACAAAGGAGTATCTGGAGAGCGGTGGAGAGGATCTGGGGCGCTTTGATCGGGGAGGCAAGACTTTCTACCGATTGCGCGCAGGAGAGTTTCGTATCTATTTTGAAGTGCGTGGGGACACGCTTTACAGCCATTTTATTCTCCACCAGCATTCGTTGGCAGATTTTGTTTTTCGCTTTAAGTTGCCTTACCGGGAGGAAACGCTCGTGGAACAGCACCAGTCTTTCTGGAAATACCTCGAAACGTTGACCAAGTAA
- the pssA gene encoding CDP-diacylglycerol--serine O-phosphatidyltransferase, giving the protein MSEEKAAVEDTKGVEGSSKAQAVDMPYRDVVEASHIYILPNLFTAGNLFFGFIAIIWCIHGRYVDATQAEAARSYTEAVFFILAAGLCDVFDGRVARLGGRESLFGKEFDSIADVVSFGVAPALMVFFLLLSPTMGYDFYRQIGWLVGFIYLLCAGVRLARFNVITNPFIPGSNEIVKPQEFLGLPAPAAAGLTASLVLLVVNFDLRGFALFLPPLMLLTAWLMVSKVPYPSFKYLSWNSRMGIEKFILLIVVVAAFITFWRWSFAVAFILYIFYGFFRDLRKTYRRKRKLAAQEN; this is encoded by the coding sequence ATGTCGGAGGAAAAAGCAGCAGTGGAAGACACGAAAGGCGTCGAGGGATCGAGTAAGGCTCAAGCCGTCGATATGCCTTACCGGGATGTGGTTGAGGCGAGTCATATTTATATTTTGCCCAATCTCTTTACCGCTGGTAACCTTTTCTTTGGCTTCATTGCTATTATCTGGTGCATTCATGGGCGTTATGTGGATGCGACTCAGGCAGAAGCAGCCAGGTCTTATACGGAAGCTGTCTTTTTCATTTTAGCTGCGGGTCTTTGCGATGTGTTCGATGGTCGGGTTGCTCGTTTGGGAGGTAGGGAAAGCCTGTTTGGTAAGGAGTTTGATTCCATCGCTGACGTGGTTTCGTTCGGTGTGGCTCCTGCCTTGATGGTTTTCTTTCTCCTGCTTTCTCCAACCATGGGCTATGATTTCTACCGGCAAATTGGCTGGTTGGTCGGATTTATTTATCTGCTTTGTGCTGGAGTGCGTTTGGCGCGGTTTAATGTCATCACCAATCCCTTCATCCCAGGCTCAAATGAAATCGTTAAGCCACAGGAATTCCTTGGCTTGCCTGCGCCCGCAGCTGCTGGATTGACTGCATCTCTGGTCCTGTTGGTTGTTAATTTCGATCTTCGCGGGTTCGCTCTCTTCTTGCCACCCCTGATGCTGCTGACTGCATGGCTGATGGTGAGCAAAGTGCCTTATCCAAGCTTCAAATACTTGAGCTGGAACTCCCGCATGGGCATTGAGAAATTTATTCTGCTCATCGTTGTGGTGGCAGCATTTATTACTTTTTGGCGCTGGTCGTTTGCGGTCGCCTTCATCCTCTACATTTTCTACGGTTTCTTCCGTGATCTGAGGAAGACTTATCGCAGGAAGCGTAAGCTGGCAGCTCAGGAAAATTGA
- a CDS encoding DUF2237 domain-containing protein, translating into MSDPQIRQSNVLGTPLTLCCADPVTGFFRNGYCQTGPEDRGLHTVCAVMTDAFLEFSFSRGNDLITPSPELGFPGLKAGDRWCLCVLRWKEAFDAGVAPAVVLEASHISVLEFIDLDDLKAHAVEA; encoded by the coding sequence ATGTCTGATCCTCAAATTCGCCAAAGTAACGTCCTCGGAACTCCACTGACCCTGTGCTGTGCCGATCCGGTGACAGGCTTTTTCCGCAATGGTTACTGTCAGACAGGCCCGGAAGACCGAGGCTTACACACAGTCTGTGCAGTGATGACGGATGCATTTCTGGAGTTCAGCTTCAGCCGGGGTAATGACTTGATCACTCCCTCACCCGAATTGGGTTTCCCGGGATTAAAAGCAGGCGATCGCTGGTGCTTGTGCGTCCTTCGCTGGAAAGAAGCTTTCGACGCGGGAGTCGCTCCAGCAGTTGTACTTGAAGCTTCGCACATATCAGTCCTCGAATTTATCGACCTCGACGATCTCAAGGCACATGCGGTTGAAGCATAA